A stretch of the Oenococcus sp. UCMA 16435 genome encodes the following:
- a CDS encoding M13 family peptidase codes for MVRVQDDLFSAINEEWLKTAKIRPDMPSASSFTDLYLSIEDDMRADTKAFASGKKQSPTYLKNFIDLYKLASDWDKRNKEDAEPIKKALKPILALNSFQDFSAAFVDLDLNGYTSSFNVGVTPDFKQADRYIFWVDEPGTILPDSTYYADDNPQKEPLLAAWSKMTTQLLVTSGYSEKQAEKIVEDAKKFDALLPKLILSREEQMEYYKNYHPKSIDEFSAYLNTIDLKAYVEKLVGKKVDKVILSSERFWDAAKKVYSEDHWPIFKNWLIAKNTDHFASFASYDLFTLAGSFSRTLTGAAQAPSPDREAYALAHSQLGFLLGEYFRIKHFSPEAKANVESMINKMIAVYRDRLSHNDWLGPETIKKAINKLDHITIKIGYPDKVPTRFLERKVDQTVSLTDNYISLSREESRFLLNRWNTKVDTSEWGMTADTVNAYYDPQSNSINFPAGILQLPFYEFKRDPAANYGGIGAVIAHEVSHAFDTNGARFDEKGSLKNWWTKGDLRKFESRAQAIVKSWTNLEVDGAPVNPKLTLTENIADLGGMSAALQAAKNSDHFSAQLFFSTWAAIWRMKANAEYIKLLTSIDEHAPNKLRANEPVKNFQEFFDAFDIKDNDGMYRAPEDRVKLW; via the coding sequence ATGGTTAGAGTACAAGATGATTTGTTTTCAGCAATTAATGAAGAATGGTTGAAAACAGCAAAAATTCGTCCTGACATGCCTTCTGCGAGTTCTTTTACCGATTTATATTTATCAATTGAAGATGATATGCGTGCCGATACAAAAGCTTTTGCGAGTGGCAAAAAACAATCACCAACTTATTTAAAAAATTTCATTGATCTTTACAAGCTTGCCAGTGATTGGGATAAGCGAAATAAAGAGGATGCTGAGCCAATTAAAAAAGCTTTGAAGCCAATTCTTGCTTTAAATAGTTTTCAGGATTTTTCTGCTGCTTTTGTCGATTTGGATTTGAATGGTTATACCAGCAGTTTTAACGTTGGTGTGACTCCTGATTTTAAGCAGGCCGATCGTTATATTTTTTGGGTTGACGAGCCTGGTACTATCTTGCCGGATTCTACTTATTACGCTGACGATAATCCACAAAAAGAACCCTTATTAGCAGCATGGTCCAAAATGACAACACAATTGCTGGTTACCAGCGGGTATTCAGAAAAACAGGCTGAGAAGATTGTTGAAGATGCCAAGAAATTCGATGCTTTGTTGCCAAAATTGATTCTTAGTCGTGAAGAACAGATGGAATATTACAAAAACTATCATCCAAAATCAATTGACGAATTTTCTGCTTACTTGAATACGATCGATTTAAAAGCTTATGTTGAAAAATTGGTTGGTAAAAAGGTTGATAAAGTTATTTTGTCTTCTGAACGTTTTTGGGATGCGGCCAAAAAAGTTTATTCCGAGGATCATTGGCCGATTTTTAAGAATTGGTTAATTGCCAAAAATACTGATCATTTCGCAAGTTTTGCTTCTTATGATTTATTCACATTAGCTGGTAGCTTTTCAAGAACTTTAACTGGTGCGGCTCAAGCACCGTCACCGGATCGAGAAGCTTATGCGCTTGCCCATAGTCAGCTTGGTTTCTTGCTTGGCGAATATTTCAGAATCAAGCATTTTTCTCCTGAAGCAAAAGCCAACGTTGAATCTATGATCAACAAAATGATTGCTGTTTATCGTGATCGTCTGAGCCATAATGATTGGTTGGGCCCGGAAACAATTAAAAAGGCAATCAATAAGCTTGATCATATTACAATCAAAATTGGTTATCCGGATAAAGTTCCAACGCGTTTCTTGGAAAGGAAAGTCGATCAAACTGTTAGCTTGACTGATAATTATATTTCCTTGTCGAGAGAGGAATCCCGTTTTCTCCTTAATCGTTGGAATACAAAGGTTGATACAAGCGAATGGGGTATGACTGCCGATACGGTCAATGCTTATTATGACCCTCAAAGTAATTCGATCAATTTTCCAGCCGGAATCCTTCAATTACCGTTTTATGAGTTTAAACGCGATCCGGCAGCTAATTATGGTGGAATCGGTGCTGTTATTGCTCACGAAGTTTCCCATGCGTTCGATACCAATGGAGCCCGTTTTGATGAAAAAGGTTCATTAAAGAATTGGTGGACTAAAGGCGATCTAAGAAAATTTGAAAGTCGAGCCCAGGCAATCGTTAAATCTTGGACAAATTTGGAAGTTGATGGAGCTCCAGTCAATCCAAAATTGACTTTGACTGAAAATATTGCTGATCTGGGTGGCATGAGTGCTGCTTTGCAAGCTGCTAAAAATAGCGATCATTTTTCAGCGCAACTTTTCTTTTCGACTTGGGCCGCCATTTGGCGGATGAAGGCTAATGCCGAGTATATAAAACTTTTAACCAGTATAGACGAACATGCTCCAAATAAACTGCGGGCGAATGAACCTGTTAAAAATTTTCAGGAGTTTTTTGACGCCTTTGATATAAAGGATAATGATGGGATGTACCGAGCTCCCGAAGATCGGGTAAAGCTTTGGTAA
- a CDS encoding amino acid ABC transporter ATP-binding protein, producing the protein MVENNQDNMIQFVDVEKYYGHFHALKNVNLTIKRGETVVLIGPSGSGKSTLIRAINGLEPIQEGHLIVNGFDLHDPKTDINKIRKRVGMVFQHFNLYNNKSVIENVMLAPRIVSHISEEENEKYALELLDRVGLKDKAGSMPSMLSGGQKQRVAIARSLAMKPSALLFDEPTSALDPEMIGDVLRIIQNIAKDSDMTSLIVTHEMNFAQNVANRVIFMADGEILEDSKTSDFFKKPKSVRAQQFVDQVQNH; encoded by the coding sequence ATGGTAGAAAATAATCAGGATAACATGATTCAATTTGTGGACGTAGAAAAATATTACGGTCATTTTCATGCGTTGAAAAATGTTAATTTAACGATCAAACGCGGAGAAACGGTTGTTTTAATTGGACCGTCAGGTTCGGGAAAATCAACTTTAATTCGTGCGATAAATGGTTTGGAGCCAATTCAAGAGGGTCATTTAATCGTTAATGGCTTTGACCTTCATGATCCAAAAACCGATATCAATAAAATTCGTAAACGCGTAGGTATGGTTTTCCAACATTTTAATTTATACAATAACAAATCAGTTATTGAAAATGTCATGCTTGCTCCGAGAATTGTTAGTCATATTTCCGAAGAAGAGAACGAGAAATATGCCTTGGAATTGTTGGATCGGGTTGGTCTAAAGGATAAGGCCGGTTCGATGCCAAGCATGCTGTCTGGTGGACAAAAACAGCGTGTTGCGATTGCGCGTAGTTTGGCAATGAAACCATCAGCGCTGCTTTTTGATGAACCAACTTCTGCTCTGGACCCGGAAATGATCGGTGACGTATTGAGGATTATTCAAAATATTGCAAAAGATTCTGATATGACTAGTTTGATAGTTACTCATGAGATGAATTTCGCGCAGAATGTCGCTAATCGAGTCATTTTTATGGCTGATGGAGAGATACTCGAGGATTCAAAGACAAGTGATTTCTTTAAAAAACCGAAAAGTGTGCGTGCACAACAATTTGTTGATCAAGTTCAAAACCATTAA
- a CDS encoding transporter substrate-binding domain-containing protein, with product MEKAKKRRIGIISSIILTLLIIFGAVSASALAEKNSKHVNTWARVKRLGKIRWGVKADTKLFGLMDTKTGEPEGFDVDIAKALTVQLSKQSGVPMQADFTIVTSNTRIQLLKNANIDGFIATATITPEREKVIDFSNSYFEAGQSILVKNGSGIKSIKDLNNSKSTIIGVVGSNSVINVKKYAPKAKVLALGDYGQAMAALKAGQGQALTTDNGILYGLATENPGYSVVGGTFTSEPYGVAFDNHQPEMVKQTNKALKAIIANGTYNKLIKKWFRGVPGLDWRSLEK from the coding sequence ATGGAGAAGGCAAAAAAGAGACGTATTGGAATAATTTCATCCATAATTTTGACCTTGTTGATTATTTTTGGCGCAGTTTCCGCATCAGCTCTTGCTGAAAAAAATTCTAAGCACGTTAATACTTGGGCACGTGTCAAACGACTTGGTAAAATTCGCTGGGGAGTAAAAGCCGATACGAAATTGTTTGGGTTGATGGATACTAAAACGGGTGAACCGGAAGGATTTGATGTTGATATTGCCAAAGCTTTAACAGTTCAGCTTTCAAAGCAATCCGGTGTACCAATGCAGGCTGACTTTACGATTGTTACTTCGAATACGCGTATTCAGCTTTTAAAAAATGCAAACATCGATGGTTTTATTGCGACAGCAACAATCACGCCGGAACGAGAAAAAGTTATTGATTTTTCTAATTCTTATTTCGAAGCCGGTCAGTCAATACTGGTTAAAAATGGTTCTGGAATTAAATCGATTAAGGATTTGAATAATTCCAAATCGACTATTATTGGTGTCGTTGGTTCGAATTCTGTTATTAATGTTAAAAAATATGCTCCGAAAGCGAAAGTTCTTGCCCTGGGTGATTATGGGCAGGCCATGGCTGCCTTAAAAGCTGGCCAAGGCCAAGCACTTACAACTGATAATGGAATACTTTATGGCCTGGCAACAGAAAATCCCGGTTATTCGGTTGTTGGCGGAACTTTTACATCGGAGCCATACGGAGTTGCTTTTGACAATCATCAACCGGAAATGGTTAAGCAGACAAATAAAGCCTTAAAGGCAATTATTGCAAATGGAACCTACAATAAATTAATTAAAAAGTGGTTTCGTGGAGTACCTGGGCTGGATTGGAGGTCGCTTGAAAAATGA
- a CDS encoding amino acid ABC transporter permease, producing MINLLTSNFHAFLLAFGYTLLSSIIALIASTILGTLFAILQIIPNKTANVIARIYVEVFRNIPLLIVVMFFYLVVTQIVKIDGFMAGTIGLTLYTSAFIAETVRAGINSVGIGQTEGARANGLSFWQTLRIIVLPQAFKIAIPSLGNQFINLVKNSSILAFVAGGDLMYTANNIAATTFDSFNSYIIVGIFYLIITLPLNYYMKFLETKLKGMA from the coding sequence ATGATCAACTTATTAACTTCTAATTTTCATGCTTTCCTACTGGCTTTTGGTTATACCTTACTTTCAAGCATTATTGCATTGATCGCTTCAACTATTTTAGGTACTTTATTTGCAATTTTACAGATTATCCCTAATAAAACAGCAAATGTTATTGCCAGAATCTATGTTGAAGTTTTCCGAAATATTCCGCTTTTAATTGTTGTTATGTTCTTTTATTTAGTGGTCACACAGATTGTGAAAATAGACGGTTTTATGGCCGGAACAATTGGTTTAACACTTTATACATCGGCCTTTATTGCTGAGACGGTTCGTGCCGGGATTAATTCCGTGGGTATTGGCCAAACCGAAGGAGCTCGTGCTAATGGCCTGTCTTTTTGGCAGACTTTAAGGATCATTGTTCTTCCACAGGCTTTTAAGATTGCCATACCGTCACTAGGCAACCAGTTCATTAATCTTGTTAAAAATTCTTCTATTTTGGCCTTTGTTGCCGGTGGCGATTTGATGTATACAGCGAATAATATTGCTGCAACAACTTTTGATAGTTTTAATTCTTATATCATCGTAGGAATTTTCTATTTGATTATTACTTTGCCTTTGAACTATTACATGAAATTTTTAGAGACAAAGTTAAAGGGAATGGCTTAA
- a CDS encoding amino acid ABC transporter permease: MNIIAAGIFDAFTKNNVHYLLGGLGITVGVSIISVIGSLIFGSFIGIIIYEEIPFLSRYVSIINDVIRNLPLLLIIFFVYFVLPTIGLYLPVFWATVIAMTVFESTMLAEIIRGGLLAIPIGQTEGARSVGMTNQQALLNIILPQAIKKMIPPIISQLISLVKDTSLAVGIVLAEMTFRGQIIYAQNSNYTIPIFIALAIMYFILNYGLSLIARWFDHRMAA, translated from the coding sequence ATGAATATTATTGCAGCTGGAATATTTGACGCTTTTACAAAAAATAATGTCCACTATCTTCTTGGCGGGCTTGGAATTACAGTTGGGGTCTCGATAATTTCCGTTATTGGCAGTTTGATTTTTGGTTCTTTTATAGGAATAATTATTTATGAAGAGATACCTTTCCTATCGAGATACGTTTCAATTATTAATGATGTTATCCGCAATTTGCCACTTTTGTTAATTATCTTTTTTGTCTATTTTGTTTTGCCAACAATTGGCTTATATCTACCAGTTTTCTGGGCAACTGTGATCGCAATGACTGTTTTTGAATCGACCATGTTGGCTGAAATTATTCGTGGAGGGTTGTTAGCAATCCCGATTGGCCAGACCGAGGGAGCCAGATCGGTTGGAATGACGAATCAACAGGCACTTTTAAACATTATTCTTCCTCAGGCAATTAAAAAAATGATTCCACCGATCATTTCTCAATTGATATCTTTGGTTAAGGACACAAGTTTGGCAGTTGGAATTGTTTTGGCAGAAATGACTTTTCGAGGTCAGATTATTTATGCACAAAATTCGAATTACACAATTCCGATTTTTATCGCACTGGCAATTATGTATTTCATTTTAAACTATGGTCTTTCTTTGATTGCAAGATGGTTTGATCATAGAATGGCGGCTTGA